GCCAATCTGCGCCAGCGTGTGCCCCACGGCAATGCGCGCGGCGCTCTTGGCGAGGGGATGGTTCACGGCCTTGGACACGAACGGCACGGTGCGGCTGGCGCGCGGGTTGGCTTCCAGGATGTACGCGGTGTCGTCCTTGACCGCCCACTGCACGTTCATCAGGCCCTTCACGCCCAGTTCCAGCGCCAGACGCTCGGTGTCGGCCTTCACGCGGGCCAGCAGTTCGGGCGAGAGGTTCACGGGCGGCAGGATGCAGGCGCTGTCGCCGGAATGCACCCCAGCGGCCTCCACATGCTCCATGATGCCGGCGACCACGGCGGTCTCCCCGTCGCACAGGGTGTCCACGTCCAGCTCCAGCGCGCCTTCCAAGAACTGGTCCAGCAGAATGCTGGGTTGGCCTTCCACAGCGGCGTACACCTCGTTCAGGTAGGTGGTCAGCTCGTCCATGGAGCGCACCGTGCGCATGGCGCGGCCCCCCAGCACGTAGGAGGGGCGGGCCATCAGGGGGAAGCCCAGTTCGGCGGCCAGCTGCGTGGCCTGCTCCGGGGTCTGCGCCACCTTGCCCCTGGGCTGCGGCAGGCCCAGGCGCTCGCACAGGGCGTTGAACGACGCGCGGTCCTCCGCTTCATGGATGGTTTCGGGGCTGGTGCCAATGATGGGGGCGCCTGCATCCGCCAGCTTCTTGGCCAGCTTCAGCGGCGTCTGCCCGCCCAGCTGCACGATCACGCCCACGGGCTGCTCGTGCTCCACGATGTTCATCACGTCTTCAAAGGTCAGCGGCTCGAAGTACAGGCGGTCGGCGGTGTCATAGTCGGTGCTGACCGTTTCGGGGTTCGAGTTCACCATGATGGTCTCGTACCCGGCTTCCTGCAGCGCCCACACGGCATGCACGGTGGCGTAATCGAACTCCACGCCCTGCCCGATGCGGTTGGGCCCGCTGCCCAGAATCACGACCTTGGGCTTGTCGGTGCCGCGCACCTCGTCCTCCCACTCGTAGGTAGAGTAGTGATACGGCGTAAAGGCCTCGAACTCGGCGGCGCAGGTGTCCACGGTTTTGTAGACGGGCGTGGCCTTGGCGGCCTTGCGCAGGTCGCGCACCTGCAGCTCGCTCAGGCCCACCACTTCGCCAATGCGGGCGTCACTGAAGCCCAGGCGCTTGACCTCGCGCCAGATTTCGTACTTCCACTCGGCAATGGGGCCCAGGTCGGTCAGTTCCTTTTCGGCGTCCGTGATTTCCTTCAGCTGCGACAGGAACCAGGGGTCAATCTTGGTGGCGTCAAACAGCGCCTTTACGTCCTCGCCCCGGCGCAGCAGTTCCAGCACCGCTTCCAGGCGGCGGGGGTTGCCGTACAGCAGGCCGCGCAGGTCGTCGTCGCTCATGGCGGCGTAGGCGCCGCGCACGTCGGATTCAATGGAGCGCAGCGCCTTTTGCAGCGACTCCTTGAAGGTGCGGCCAATCGCCATCACCTCGCCCACAGAGCGCATCTGGGTGCCCAGCGCGTCGGGCGTGCCGGGGAACTTCTCGAAGGCGAAGCGCGGAATCTTGGTCACCACGTAGTCAATGCTGGGTTCAAAGGACGCCGGGGTGGAGAGCGTGATGTCGTTTTTCAGCTCGTCGAGGTGGTAGCCCACCGCCAGCAGCGCGGCAATTTTGGCAATGGGAAAGCCGGTGGCCTTGGACGCCAGCGCCGAGGAGCGGCTCACGCGCGGGTTCATCTCAATGACGATCACTCGGCCGTCCTTGGGGTTCACCGCAAACTGGATGTTGCTGCCGCCCGTGTCCACGCCAATCTCGCGGATGATCGCCAGAGACTGGTCGCGCAGGCGCTGGTATTCCACGTCGCTGAGGGTCTGGGCTGGGGCCACAGTGATCGAGTCGCCCGTGTGCACGCCCATCGGGTCAAAGTTCTCGATGCTGGTGATGATCACCACCGTGTCGGCGTGGTCGCGCATCACTTCCAGCTCGTATTCCTTCCAGCCCAGGATAGATTCTTCGAGCAGCACACTCGTGACCGGGCTGTCGCGGAGGCCGCCCTCGGTGATCGCCAGGAACTCCTCGTAGGTGTGCGCGATGCCGCCGCCCGTGCCGCCCAGCGTGAAGGACGGGCGAATCACGATGGGCAGGCCAATTTCCTTCTGGTACTCAATGGCCTCTTCCATTGAGTGCACCATCTGGCCCTTGGCGGTCTCCACGCCAATCTTCTTCATGGCGGCCTGGAATTCCTCGCGGTCCTCGCCCTTTTTAATGGCCGCCGCGTTGGCGCCAATCAGCTCCACACCGAACTCGTCCAGCGTGCCGTTGTGGAACAGGTCCATCGCCAGGTTCAGCGCCGTCTGGCCGCCCAGGGTGGGCAGCAGGGCGTCGGGGCGCTCCTTTTCAATCACCTTGCGCACGAATTCGGGCGTCAGCGGCTCCAGGTACGTCGCGTCGGCCAGATCGGGGTCGGTCATGATGGTCGCGGGGTTGCTGTTCACCAGCACCACGCGGTAGCCCTCCCCCTTGAGCGCCTTCAGCGCCTGCGTGCCCGAATAGTCGAACTCGGCCGCCTGCCCAATCTGAATGGGACCGCTGCCGAGAATCAGGATGGTCTGGAGGTCAGTACGCTTAGGCATTCCAGAGAACGAGCGTAACACGCCTGGGGGGCCGGAAGGTAAGCCCGGTGCAAAC
The genomic region above belongs to Deinococcus aquaedulcis and contains:
- the carB gene encoding carbamoyl-phosphate synthase large subunit is translated as MPKRTDLQTILILGSGPIQIGQAAEFDYSGTQALKALKGEGYRVVLVNSNPATIMTDPDLADATYLEPLTPEFVRKVIEKERPDALLPTLGGQTALNLAMDLFHNGTLDEFGVELIGANAAAIKKGEDREEFQAAMKKIGVETAKGQMVHSMEEAIEYQKEIGLPIVIRPSFTLGGTGGGIAHTYEEFLAITEGGLRDSPVTSVLLEESILGWKEYELEVMRDHADTVVIITSIENFDPMGVHTGDSITVAPAQTLSDVEYQRLRDQSLAIIREIGVDTGGSNIQFAVNPKDGRVIVIEMNPRVSRSSALASKATGFPIAKIAALLAVGYHLDELKNDITLSTPASFEPSIDYVVTKIPRFAFEKFPGTPDALGTQMRSVGEVMAIGRTFKESLQKALRSIESDVRGAYAAMSDDDLRGLLYGNPRRLEAVLELLRRGEDVKALFDATKIDPWFLSQLKEITDAEKELTDLGPIAEWKYEIWREVKRLGFSDARIGEVVGLSELQVRDLRKAAKATPVYKTVDTCAAEFEAFTPYHYSTYEWEDEVRGTDKPKVVILGSGPNRIGQGVEFDYATVHAVWALQEAGYETIMVNSNPETVSTDYDTADRLYFEPLTFEDVMNIVEHEQPVGVIVQLGGQTPLKLAKKLADAGAPIIGTSPETIHEAEDRASFNALCERLGLPQPRGKVAQTPEQATQLAAELGFPLMARPSYVLGGRAMRTVRSMDELTTYLNEVYAAVEGQPSILLDQFLEGALELDVDTLCDGETAVVAGIMEHVEAAGVHSGDSACILPPVNLSPELLARVKADTERLALELGVKGLMNVQWAVKDDTAYILEANPRASRTVPFVSKAVNHPLAKSAARIAVGHTLAQIGFTQTPTPGMYSVKEVHLPFLKFKGVLPVLGPEMKSTGESMGIDADPYRAFYRAQIGAKNYLPTEGTALVLGEGLDEVAQTLSAAGLNVIRERNGDDLPALLIDTTGSELLRTALERGVPIVSTKEGAEWTAKAIAEAVKAGRLEVQALQEWVK